One region of Trichoderma breve strain T069 chromosome 7 map unlocalized scaffold00007, whole genome shotgun sequence genomic DNA includes:
- a CDS encoding tyrosyl-DNA phosphodiesterase domain-containing protein gives MAKPEGRVPELADDADDDEALRYAIALSLQDEANSPVMIVDSDDDDDETKAGSSRSTQQMWSQTQTQTQSSQTQTTQASQSQHQSQFGSLLLDRKAMEQERLKRLAKRQRSPTDDGDDDDVVEVPPPKKQARTAPESTSKTTSKARPTTTSASAPTSNITSSSTTRSNLPYLNGTVKRTWSRGCPRTGDEITIEEVFQKDQLELAVLSSFQWDEEWMISKLDIRRTKILLLAFAKDEAQKNLMRGNVPSNIKFCFPPMHGPGAMHSKLQLLKFADRLRVVIPTGNLVPYDWGETGVMENMVFLIDLPRLQDPAASPPQTPTGFYTELVYFLQATGVGEKMVASLSNYDFSKTSDIAFVHTIPGSHTGRAAERTGYCGLGASVAALGLANPEPVEIDLVCASLGSINRGLIEAIYNACRGDDGIDDYNNSGGASSRSRPARKPAETTSSKELKDRFRIYFPTDQTVARSRGGRNAGGTICVQARWWRSPNFPRELVRDVITRDRLLIHSKVIFVRRVGDGQATRQPPGWAYVGSANLSESAWGRLSRDKSTGGIKMNCRNWECGVIIPVPESKAKTVDKTRASADMAMFAGTVPVPMQVPGPAYASNDQPWLYPGA, from the exons ATGGCGAAGCCGGAGGGCCGCGTGCCTGAGCTGGCGgatgatgccgacgacgatgaggctCTGCGATACGCGATAGCGCTGTCGCTGCAGGATGAGGCGAATTCACCGGTGATGATTGTCGATtcggatgatgacgatgatgagacAAAGGCGGGCTCTTCGAGGTCAACCCAGCAGATGTGGTCgcagacacagacacaaACACAATCATCACAGACACAGACGACGCAGGCATCACAGTCACAGCATCAGTCGCAGTTtggcagcctccttcttgaccGCAAGGCCATGGAGCAAGAACGCCTCAAACGTCTCGCCAAACGCCAACGTTCACCCACTGATGACggggacgacgacgacgtggTCGAGGTGCCTCCGcccaagaagcaagccaGAACAGCCCCGGAGTCCACGAGCAAGACTACCAGTAAGGCAAGACCAACAACAACGTCAGCGTCAGCTCCAACAAGCAACAtcacaagcagcagcaccaccagaAGCAACTTACCGTACCTAAACGGCACCGTTAAACGGACATGGTCTCGCGGCTGCCCACGAACAGGCGACGAAATCACCATTGAGGAAGTCTTTCAAAAAGACCAGCTGGAGCTCGCCGTGCTGTCGTCTTTCCAGTGGGACGAAGAGTGGATGATTTCCAAGCTCGACATCAGGAGGACCAAGATACTGCTACTAGCATTCGCCAAGGACGAAGCTCAG AAGAACCTTATGCGAGGCAACGTCCCCTCCAACATCAAGTTCTGCTTCCCGCCGATGCATGGCCCTGGAGCGATGCACTCAAAACTACAGCTGCTCAAGTTTGCGGACCGCCTCCGTGTCGTCATCCCAACGGGCAACCTTGTGCCGTATGACTGGGGAGAGACCGGGGTCATGGAAAAC ATGGTATTTCTAATTGATCTCCCAAGACTGCAAGACCCCGCTGCCAGTCCGCCGCAGACGCCGACTGGATTCTATACCGAGCTAGTATACTTCCTCCAGGCAACGGGCGTCGGCGAAAAGATGGTTGCCAGCCTATCAAACTACGATTTTTCCAAGACGTCAGATATCGCTTTCGTCCATACCAT ACCCGGAAGCCACACGGGAAGAGCAGCAGAACGCACAG GGTATTGTGGCCTCGGTGCTAGTGTAGCGGCCCTCGGCTTAGCCAATCCCGAACCTGTCGAAATCGACCTTGTG TGTGCGTCGTTGGGATCGATCAACCGCGGGTTGATAGAGGCGATATACAATGCCTGTCGAG GTGATGACGGCATCGACGATTACAACAACTCCGGGGGCGCTAGCTCAAGGTCAAGACCGGCCAGAAAACCGGCAGAGACGACGTCCTCAAAGGAGCTCAAAGACCGGTTCCGGATCTACTTCCCTACGGACCAGACAGTGGCCCGAAGCAGAGGCGGACGCAAT GCGGGAGGCACAATTTGCGTCCAGGCCAGGTGGTGGCGGTCGCCTAATTTTCCAAGAGAGCTGGTGCGGGATGTCATCACTCGTGACCGGCTCCTCATCCACAGTAAAGTGATATTCGTGCGTCGGGTCGGAGATGGCCAAGCGACGCGGCAACCGCCAGGCTGGGCCTATGTAGGGAGCGCAAATCTTTCCGAGAGCGCCTG GGGCCGGCTATCCAGAGACAAGTCTACGGGAGGCATCAAGATGAATTGTCGCAACTGGGAGTGCGGAGTGATCATCCCGGTACCTGAGTCAAAAGCAAAGACTGTTGACAAGACACGGGCTAGCGCCGACATGGCCATGTTTGCGGGGACGGTTCCTGTTCCAATGCAAGTTCCCGGGCCTGCGTACGCATCAAATGACCAGCCCTGGCTTTATCCAGGAGCCTGA